In Gimesia benthica, a single window of DNA contains:
- a CDS encoding HEAT repeat domain-containing protein, with the protein MRVMFLSWGGCLLLLSCLTAPVWALGMEDFGNKPLNAGNFQEWPGIMPVVNDTHRVYHYWVNGSEACFYQGDTAAVNAALKHFAATPEKVHEVVLLPGPAEINSFMKDKTFKFNWKLQMVGGVAKHMASQDQGAQIWNEHPILTIYIGGEIQFDKLQIPKGVVVLEQADLEKRYARALSSTDRTVRGWSTGYLAAVNRYSESNMKAIAKLLQDEQNWVRLNAAGALATYGWQAKPLLPALREAMQTEDEQLKTRIQQTIERIEQAPDESAAAKARQAKLDQIHEYCAGLKK; encoded by the coding sequence ATGCGTGTGATGTTCCTGAGCTGGGGTGGATGTCTGTTGCTGCTGAGCTGTCTGACTGCGCCTGTGTGGGCGCTGGGCATGGAAGACTTTGGCAATAAACCGTTGAATGCGGGGAACTTCCAGGAGTGGCCGGGGATTATGCCGGTGGTGAATGATACGCACCGGGTGTACCACTACTGGGTGAATGGCAGCGAGGCTTGTTTCTATCAAGGCGATACTGCAGCAGTCAACGCGGCGTTAAAGCACTTCGCGGCGACCCCGGAGAAGGTGCATGAAGTTGTGCTGCTGCCGGGACCGGCTGAAATTAACTCATTTATGAAAGACAAGACATTCAAGTTCAACTGGAAACTGCAAATGGTCGGCGGGGTAGCAAAACATATGGCATCGCAGGATCAGGGAGCCCAGATCTGGAATGAGCATCCGATCCTGACGATTTATATCGGGGGGGAAATCCAGTTTGACAAGTTACAGATCCCCAAAGGGGTGGTCGTACTCGAACAGGCCGATCTGGAAAAACGTTATGCCCGGGCCCTGAGCAGTACTGACCGAACTGTACGCGGCTGGAGTACTGGCTACCTGGCGGCGGTGAACCGCTATAGTGAATCGAATATGAAAGCGATTGCGAAATTACTGCAGGACGAACAGAACTGGGTGCGGCTGAATGCAGCCGGGGCGCTGGCGACTTATGGCTGGCAGGCGAAGCCACTGTTGCCGGCCTTACGCGAGGCAATGCAGACAGAAGACGAACAATTGAAAACGCGGATCCAGCAGACAATCGAACGCATCGAACAGGCCCCAGATGAGAGTGCCGCTGCGAAAGCACGGCAGGCAAAGCTGGATCAAATTCACGAGTATTGCGCGGGGTTGAAGAAGTAA